In Anaerolineae bacterium, the genomic stretch ACAAGATGAACAGGTCGTTGATTGAAACAGGTGGCGAAATGCTTGTGGTATCGCAATTTACCCTGCTCGGTGACTGCCGGAAAGGCAGGCGCCCGTCATTTATTGATGCCGCCGAACCGGTGGCGGCTAACGAACTTTACGAACAATTTGTAAAAAAGGTTGAGCAAAGGGGCATAACCGTCAAAACCGGCCGATTCCGCGCAATAATGGATATATCTTTAATTAATGACGGACCGATTACTCTGATTCTTGAAAGCATAAAAACCTAATATTTCATAAAACAGGCTCTTTTCTTTTATCAGTTATTATAATATCCTTTTTTATGAAGATAAGATGCTTCCGGCCCAAAAACCGCTTTACTAAATTATTAATTATAA encodes the following:
- the dtd gene encoding D-aminoacyl-tRNA deacylase, with the translated sequence MRAVIQRVKKSSVSVHNEIINEIGSGLLVLLGIAKGDDTGGAEYLADKITNLRIFEDENNKMNRSLIETGGEMLVVSQFTLLGDCRKGRRPSFIDAAEPVAANELYEQFVKKVEQRGITVKTGRFRAIMDISLINDGPITLILESIKT